The Planctomycetota bacterium genome window below encodes:
- a CDS encoding choice-of-anchor I family protein: protein MLTTNTLRTKAVIAAAVALVPAIASAQVLTPLDTYATGIFDDSAAEIPAYDPVTQRLFVTNAADDAVDVLGVSATGQLNFIQQISFNGSPNSVAVKNGVAVVALEDSNDTQLPGTVAFFDPSTLALTGTVGVGALPDMLTFTPDGSKILVANEGEPSDDYLTDPEGSVSIIDVATQNVTTADFTSFNGQEAALNAQGIRIFGPGASAAQDLEPEYIAISPDGLTAFVSLQENNAFATVDIATSTVTALTSYGTKDHSLLENSFDPSNRDGPGGDEAISFVTADVAGLYQPDAIASYSVGGMNFIVTANEGDARDYDGFSEEVRVDDLNLDPAIYPDAATLQLDENLGRLRTSSATGDLDGDDDVDQIFSYGARSFSIFDDAGNLVFDSGDDFERLLAAGLPANFNANNDDNDSFDSRSDDKGPEPEGVVLGDIDGRTYAFIGLERVGGIMVYDITDPNAVSFVDYVNNRDFAEDASLEVADPNDPIDTIDVSNPLAGDLGPEGLVFIDAIDSPTGSPLLAVTNEVSGTTTLFSVVIPEPTTAGLLGVTAIGMLRRQR, encoded by the coding sequence ATGCTGACGACTAACACACTTCGAACCAAAGCCGTCATCGCCGCCGCGGTGGCACTTGTCCCGGCGATCGCCTCGGCCCAGGTGCTGACGCCTCTGGACACCTACGCGACCGGCATCTTCGACGACTCTGCGGCCGAAATCCCGGCCTATGACCCAGTCACGCAGCGTCTTTTCGTCACCAACGCCGCAGATGATGCCGTGGACGTTCTGGGCGTCTCTGCCACAGGACAGCTGAACTTCATCCAGCAGATCTCGTTCAACGGCAGCCCGAACAGCGTTGCTGTTAAGAACGGCGTGGCGGTGGTCGCACTCGAAGACTCGAACGACACGCAGCTGCCCGGGACTGTGGCGTTCTTCGATCCATCGACCCTCGCCCTCACTGGCACGGTTGGCGTCGGCGCGCTGCCCGACATGCTCACGTTCACGCCCGACGGATCGAAGATCCTTGTCGCGAATGAAGGCGAACCGAGCGACGACTACCTGACCGACCCGGAGGGCAGCGTCAGCATCATCGATGTCGCAACGCAGAACGTCACGACTGCCGACTTCACAAGCTTCAACGGCCAGGAGGCGGCGCTCAACGCCCAGGGCATCCGCATCTTCGGCCCCGGTGCCTCTGCCGCTCAGGACCTGGAGCCGGAGTACATCGCGATCTCACCCGACGGCTTGACCGCATTCGTCAGCTTGCAGGAGAACAACGCCTTCGCCACCGTCGACATTGCCACCAGCACGGTTACCGCGCTCACCAGCTACGGCACGAAGGATCACTCGCTGCTGGAAAACAGCTTCGACCCGAGCAACCGCGACGGCCCTGGCGGCGACGAGGCGATCAGTTTCGTCACCGCCGATGTCGCGGGCCTCTATCAGCCCGACGCGATCGCCAGCTACAGCGTCGGCGGCATGAACTTCATCGTGACCGCCAACGAAGGCGACGCCCGCGATTACGACGGTTTCAGCGAAGAGGTCCGCGTCGACGACCTCAACCTTGACCCTGCCATTTACCCGGACGCGGCAACGCTCCAGCTTGACGAGAACCTGGGTCGCCTTCGAACGAGCAGCGCGACCGGCGATCTGGACGGCGATGACGATGTCGATCAGATCTTCAGCTACGGTGCACGCTCGTTCAGCATCTTCGACGATGCGGGCAACCTCGTCTTCGACTCCGGCGACGACTTCGAGCGGCTGCTAGCAGCCGGGCTGCCGGCCAACTTCAATGCCAACAACGACGACAACGATTCGTTCGACAGCCGCAGCGACGACAAGGGCCCCGAACCCGAAGGCGTCGTCCTGGGCGACATCGACGGCCGGACCTACGCCTTCATCGGCCTGGAGCGGGTCGGCGGGATCATGGTCTACGACATCACCGACCCCAACGCGGTGTCGTTCGTCGACTACGTGAACAACCGCGACTTCGCGGAAGATGCGTCGCTCGAGGTCGCTGATCCGAATGACCCTATTGACACGATCGATGTCTCGAACCCTCTTGCAGGCGACCTCGGTCCCGAGGGTCTGGTCTTCATCGACGCCATCGACAGTCCGACGGGTTCGCCGCTGTTGGCGGTGACGAACGAGGTCAGCGGAACGACCACGCTCTTCAGCGTCGTCATCCCCGAGCCGACGACGGCAGGACTGCTCGGCGTCACCGCGATTGGCATGCTGCGTCGCCAACGGTGA
- a CDS encoding porin, giving the protein MESHLNTTATGPSSSSARRLAGQTAMAAAVLGGGLTAATASAEEQQSAEELLARAQALIAQAEAQQANETQEVKESKAEAIERVLDDAERRSSRPTFLNDEAAPFFTGFEDGKFTLRDEDGRFSLQPNLQLQMRYVANYNSVEGLDSDNQMPIGDTGFAQDFQGGGELRRVKLGIKGNAFDKDLKYDVKFAFNRNAADTDDDLVLENGFITYKPEEGLFGAEGLGFQIGQFKDPTFFEESTSSTRQLWADRSIVNEVLGGGQTDFIQSAGLWYEQDRFKAFVHVNDGLNSDNTNFTDDFDDLDFGVAARFDVLLLGDSFKPFRDFTALGTEEKIARVGGGVFVDINEGFMGVGDATNSFLATLDASYECDKGFAFFIAGLLAYNDDEMTRDDGTGTLITTSSDGVDFGGIVKVSQLLDADAGWEVFGGYDFIIFDQADVNGEDFYHEAVLGVNKYWFGHSVKMTIDAACAINGTPTALGSGSGIGYQRDGMSDDPQLAIRGQFQLLL; this is encoded by the coding sequence ATGGAATCACATCTCAACACGACGGCCACCGGGCCGTCTTCGTCATCCGCGCGCCGGCTTGCCGGTCAGACCGCGATGGCAGCAGCAGTGCTCGGCGGCGGATTGACTGCCGCGACCGCTTCGGCGGAAGAGCAGCAGTCCGCCGAGGAGCTGCTCGCGCGCGCTCAAGCACTGATCGCCCAGGCAGAAGCACAGCAGGCCAACGAGACCCAAGAGGTCAAGGAATCCAAGGCCGAAGCGATCGAACGTGTCCTCGACGACGCCGAGCGTCGCAGCAGCCGGCCGACGTTCCTCAACGATGAGGCGGCGCCGTTCTTCACCGGCTTCGAGGACGGCAAGTTCACGCTTCGCGACGAGGACGGCCGCTTCAGCTTGCAGCCGAACCTGCAGCTGCAGATGCGTTACGTCGCCAACTACAACAGCGTCGAAGGACTCGACTCCGACAACCAGATGCCCATCGGCGACACCGGCTTTGCCCAAGACTTCCAAGGCGGCGGTGAGCTGCGACGTGTGAAGCTCGGCATCAAGGGCAACGCGTTCGACAAAGACCTCAAGTACGACGTCAAGTTCGCCTTCAACCGCAACGCCGCTGACACGGACGACGATCTCGTCCTCGAAAACGGCTTCATCACGTACAAGCCAGAGGAAGGCCTGTTCGGTGCGGAAGGGCTCGGCTTCCAGATCGGTCAGTTCAAGGATCCGACGTTCTTCGAGGAATCCACCAGCTCGACGCGCCAACTGTGGGCCGACCGCTCGATCGTGAACGAGGTACTCGGCGGCGGCCAGACCGACTTCATTCAGTCGGCCGGTCTCTGGTACGAGCAGGATCGCTTCAAGGCCTTCGTCCACGTCAACGACGGACTCAACTCCGACAACACGAACTTCACCGACGACTTCGACGACCTCGACTTCGGTGTGGCCGCGCGGTTCGACGTTCTGCTACTGGGCGACAGCTTCAAGCCTTTCCGAGACTTCACCGCACTCGGCACGGAGGAGAAGATCGCCCGCGTTGGCGGCGGTGTGTTCGTCGACATCAACGAGGGCTTCATGGGCGTCGGGGACGCGACCAACTCGTTCCTCGCAACGCTAGACGCCAGCTACGAGTGCGACAAGGGATTCGCCTTCTTCATCGCGGGTCTGCTCGCGTACAACGACGACGAGATGACCCGTGACGATGGCACGGGCACGCTCATCACGACCTCTTCCGATGGTGTCGACTTCGGTGGCATCGTGAAGGTGTCCCAGCTCCTCGACGCCGACGCCGGCTGGGAAGTCTTCGGCGGTTACGACTTCATCATCTTCGATCAGGCCGACGTCAACGGTGAGGACTTCTACCACGAGGCCGTCCTGGGCGTGAACAAGTACTGGTTCGGTCACAGCGTGAAGATGACCATCGACGCCGCCTGTGCCATCAACGGCACGCCGACCGCACTCGGCTCCGGCAGCGGCATCGGCTACCAGCGCGACGGCATGAGCGACGACCCGCAACTCGCCATCCGCGGTCAGTTCCAGTTGCTGCTCTAG
- a CDS encoding chemotaxis protein CheW: MDNDTAATTPDTAASAGGKYLTFALGNEGYGLEILMVREIIKYMDITHVPRTPEYVRGVINLRGQVISVVDLRAKFSMPSAEATDETCIIVVECGGKDGQPKVTTGVIVDRVSEVLSIADEQIEPAPPLGSGVRGDYILGMGKVGQQVKILLDIDRVLDGGLAAEAATGDPFAEAA; this comes from the coding sequence ATGGACAACGACACCGCCGCTACGACTCCTGACACTGCTGCCTCGGCCGGTGGGAAGTATCTCACGTTTGCCCTGGGCAACGAGGGTTACGGCCTGGAGATTCTGATGGTCCGCGAGATCATCAAGTACATGGACATCACGCACGTGCCTCGCACGCCCGAGTACGTCCGAGGCGTCATCAACCTGCGCGGCCAGGTCATCAGCGTCGTCGATCTGCGGGCGAAGTTCAGCATGCCCTCTGCCGAAGCGACGGACGAGACGTGCATCATCGTCGTCGAGTGCGGCGGCAAGGACGGCCAGCCGAAGGTGACAACCGGAGTCATTGTGGATCGCGTCAGCGAGGTGCTCTCGATCGCCGACGAGCAGATCGAACCTGCCCCGCCGCTGGGTTCGGGTGTCCGCGGCGACTACATCCTCGGCATGGGCAAGGTCGGCCAGCAGGTCAAGATCCTGCTCGACATCGACCGCGTCCTCGACGGTGGCCTCGCCGCTGAAGCCGCGACGGGCGATCCCTTCGCCGAAGCGGCGTGA
- a CDS encoding ATP-binding protein produces MDQAVSRDDPSIDAVASSDPTSFTDATREADRRSKRAITSLRVMQALGLACALVGVLGSLLLTRHGLAAADPWAEVVNVAGRQRMLSQKIARFSLEATEAARSGDEAKLEEHLAHVDDLVQQFETACLWLQDRGAMSPDAVSDVPRLRTELIAAARRQIELEWGNLDARVEASAEVSDAADAFLPKMELVVGLAEASANEVVDRGNQRAAVAALLAALALTGLSVVSGRLAVRRLRDGQNAQAAANQLAHNWAISEQSARRHVEAVKSSLEQALARKEEAEHAAAAKEQQRQAMELRYELAVTGTSDGIWDWDMVTGRVWFSEAYSRQLGYEDAPLEPSLKTFTDQLCHPDDVDRVMGAVEAHLQNGTPFEEIVRLQHRDGSWRRIRTRGSAALDRDGKPIRFAGAHQDLTDLLDREERLRHMAENASAAKSRLIADVSHEIRTPMAAILSYADGIKQQGADAAKLNDVAAAIARNGQHLLGLLDDVLDNAAIEAGELGISKSSVQVREICDDVRSAFSGRAESKGVTLDIRVSEAVPNAITTDPTRLRQILFNLVSNAVKFTDDGIVGLDVHWENERLLASVTDTGKGIDEKHLAGLFQRFEQADDGTGSTASQFGGSGLGLSISKRLAQLLGGDIDVTSTLGEGSCFAVHIDSPVCEAVVETGNDPLEEERVDVSGRRVLVVEDHPELRALLKGTLERAGCHVETAEDGQAAVEAVTGTTEAFDVVILDYHLPHLSGVEVAGKLREAMGANVPGLILCSAAADRVSDDGTTSEVFDARLAKPAKRADLIRAIAACPTSHGDTKKSVVSSVDEDEDDGFEELKQAFLARCVDQKAQLLRGLESASHEDLTKARSAAHQMRAAGSFGYPELAPFATSAEAALDARLDSQPADMTAVRSLVEAIDRMAEPRRRAA; encoded by the coding sequence ATGGATCAAGCCGTTTCCCGTGACGACCCGTCCATCGACGCCGTCGCTTCCAGTGACCCGACAAGCTTCACCGACGCCACACGCGAGGCTGACCGGCGATCGAAGCGGGCGATCACGTCGCTCCGCGTGATGCAAGCGCTGGGCTTGGCATGCGCACTGGTTGGTGTGCTGGGAAGCCTCTTGCTGACACGCCACGGCCTCGCCGCAGCTGATCCGTGGGCGGAGGTCGTCAACGTCGCTGGCCGACAACGCATGCTGAGCCAGAAGATTGCACGCTTCTCGCTCGAAGCCACCGAAGCGGCACGGTCGGGCGACGAGGCCAAGCTCGAAGAGCATCTCGCGCATGTGGACGATCTCGTTCAGCAGTTTGAAACGGCGTGCCTTTGGCTGCAGGACCGCGGCGCGATGAGTCCCGACGCAGTCAGCGACGTGCCGCGGCTGCGAACAGAGCTGATCGCAGCTGCACGTCGGCAGATCGAGCTTGAGTGGGGTAATTTGGACGCGCGAGTCGAGGCCAGCGCTGAAGTCTCCGACGCTGCCGACGCATTCCTGCCAAAAATGGAGCTTGTTGTCGGCTTGGCCGAGGCCTCAGCAAACGAGGTCGTGGATCGAGGCAACCAGCGAGCGGCTGTGGCAGCACTGCTGGCCGCTCTGGCGCTCACCGGCCTCAGCGTCGTCTCCGGTCGCCTCGCCGTCCGACGACTTCGCGATGGCCAAAACGCCCAGGCGGCCGCCAATCAGCTCGCACACAATTGGGCCATCAGCGAGCAAAGCGCTCGGCGTCACGTGGAAGCGGTCAAATCGTCGCTTGAGCAGGCGCTCGCGCGAAAGGAAGAGGCAGAGCATGCCGCGGCCGCCAAGGAACAGCAGCGACAGGCGATGGAGCTTCGCTACGAGCTTGCCGTCACCGGAACCTCCGACGGCATCTGGGACTGGGACATGGTCACCGGCCGGGTCTGGTTCTCCGAGGCCTACAGCCGTCAGCTGGGTTACGAGGATGCACCGCTGGAGCCGTCGCTCAAGACCTTCACAGATCAGCTCTGCCACCCGGACGACGTGGACCGGGTCATGGGCGCTGTCGAAGCACACCTGCAGAACGGAACGCCGTTCGAAGAGATCGTGCGTCTTCAACACCGCGACGGCTCTTGGCGTCGAATTCGCACTCGTGGCTCTGCGGCGCTGGATCGAGACGGCAAGCCGATTCGGTTCGCGGGCGCACACCAGGATCTGACCGACCTCCTCGATCGCGAGGAGCGCCTCCGTCACATGGCCGAGAATGCCAGCGCTGCCAAGAGCCGACTGATCGCCGACGTCAGCCACGAAATCCGCACGCCGATGGCGGCGATTCTGTCGTATGCCGACGGAATCAAGCAGCAGGGCGCTGACGCCGCGAAGCTCAACGACGTCGCCGCCGCCATCGCTCGAAACGGTCAGCACTTGCTCGGCCTTCTCGACGACGTCCTCGATAACGCCGCCATCGAGGCGGGCGAGCTCGGGATCTCGAAGTCGTCGGTCCAGGTGCGCGAGATCTGCGACGACGTGCGTTCCGCCTTCTCGGGTCGGGCCGAAAGTAAGGGCGTCACCCTCGACATCCGAGTGTCCGAGGCGGTCCCGAATGCGATCACGACCGACCCAACGCGGCTTCGACAGATCCTCTTCAACCTGGTCAGCAACGCCGTCAAGTTCACGGACGACGGCATCGTCGGACTCGATGTGCACTGGGAGAACGAACGACTGCTCGCGAGCGTGACCGACACGGGCAAGGGAATTGACGAGAAGCACCTGGCAGGGCTCTTCCAGCGATTCGAGCAGGCCGACGACGGAACCGGCAGCACGGCCTCGCAGTTCGGCGGATCGGGGCTCGGCCTTTCGATCAGCAAGCGCCTCGCCCAACTCCTCGGCGGTGACATCGACGTGACCAGTACACTCGGAGAGGGCTCATGCTTCGCTGTCCACATCGACTCGCCCGTCTGTGAAGCGGTTGTGGAGACAGGAAATGACCCGCTCGAGGAGGAACGCGTTGACGTGTCCGGTCGACGTGTCCTGGTCGTCGAAGACCACCCCGAGCTCCGTGCGCTGCTCAAAGGCACACTTGAACGCGCAGGCTGTCACGTTGAGACAGCAGAAGACGGGCAAGCCGCCGTCGAGGCTGTCACTGGGACGACAGAGGCGTTCGACGTGGTCATTCTGGACTACCACTTACCGCATCTCTCTGGCGTCGAGGTGGCAGGCAAGCTTCGCGAAGCGATGGGCGCGAACGTCCCAGGTCTGATCCTCTGCTCCGCGGCCGCGGACCGTGTTTCGGATGACGGCACGACGAGCGAAGTCTTCGACGCCCGGCTTGCAAAGCCGGCCAAACGCGCCGACCTGATTCGTGCGATTGCAGCTTGTCCGACATCTCATGGCGATACGAAGAAGTCGGTCGTGTCGTCTGTTGATGAAGACGAGGACGACGGGTTTGAAGAACTGAAGCAGGCCTTCCTCGCACGCTGCGTCGATCAAAAGGCCCAACTGCTGCGCGGGCTCGAAAGTGCGTCCCACGAGGATTTGACAAAGGCTCGGTCCGCAGCGCACCAGATGCGTGCCGCGGGCTCGTTCGGATATCCCGAACTGGCCCCGTTTGCGACCTCTGCAGAGGCAGCGCTCGACGCTCGGCTGGATTCGCAACCGGCAGACATGACTGCTGTGCGATCGCTCGTCGAAGCCATCGATCGGATGGCCGAGCCACGACGGCGCGCGGCGTGA
- a CDS encoding chemotaxis protein CheA has translation MSAPAKPSNSDDATLREVEAEQGKGDASSERLARSVASLAVDDLPGMADAHAAFDALLEAAKERGLLDDPAHAALAGGIEQGRASLEKLILAEVDDAATEIERVRQVAESVVALFDGREPDTDTTEAESSLSGVTEIGGIVTNDVEDVAEPVAAEPAPTEPEQAVEEVVLSEEDLPLVVEFVTEASGHLDQAEQDLLTLEENPSDSDAIGSLFRAFHTIKGVAGFLNLQQIQGLAHATENLLDQAREGKLALSGGATGIVLEALDLMKVLVRDLDAAAKADGKVLPIDDVPHLCRRLDAFVAGGGESTEIPEERSGNERRQAQVPFDGPEKRSGEDRREVSTKAATGDGTVKVATDRLDSLIDTVGELVIANSMVGRDIATIAASDARLGRNSAQLGKIVRELQDLSMGLRMVPVGNAFRKMARVVRDVSQKAGKKAELVIEGGDTELDRNVVDALGDPLVHMVRNSVDHGLESPEDREKAGKSPVGKVTLRASHKGGAINIEIADDGRGLNAEKILTKARANGVVGPDEQPADADIYRLIFHAGLSTAEKLTDISGRGVGMDVVKRNIESLRGRVDITSTPGQGSVFTIRLPLTLAVIDGLVIRVGPPEGAPATATGERYILPIGSVEQSLRPTPEMLSTVQDRGEMLHVRGELLPLVRLHSLFGVEPRSADPDKAIVVIVQDAERRCCLLVDDLLGQEQVVIKSLGSLGDRIGPIKGVSGGAVLGDGTVSLILDVPGLLDLSAG, from the coding sequence ATGTCTGCACCTGCCAAGCCCTCCAACTCGGACGACGCCACCCTCCGCGAAGTCGAGGCGGAGCAAGGCAAAGGCGACGCCTCGTCAGAGCGGCTCGCTCGAAGCGTCGCAAGCCTCGCCGTCGACGACCTGCCCGGCATGGCGGACGCGCACGCCGCGTTCGATGCGCTTCTCGAAGCGGCGAAAGAGCGCGGCCTGCTCGATGATCCCGCACATGCCGCCCTTGCCGGCGGGATCGAACAGGGCCGGGCTTCTCTGGAGAAGCTGATCCTCGCCGAGGTCGATGACGCGGCAACAGAAATCGAACGCGTCCGGCAAGTCGCCGAAAGCGTCGTCGCGCTGTTCGACGGTCGGGAACCCGACACCGACACCACCGAGGCCGAGTCCTCGTTGTCCGGCGTGACTGAGATCGGCGGAATCGTGACGAACGACGTCGAGGACGTCGCTGAACCTGTCGCTGCCGAACCCGCTCCGACGGAGCCTGAGCAGGCCGTCGAAGAGGTCGTCCTCAGCGAGGAGGATCTGCCGCTTGTCGTCGAATTCGTGACGGAAGCCTCAGGCCACCTCGATCAGGCGGAGCAGGACCTGCTCACGCTCGAGGAGAACCCGTCCGACAGCGACGCAATCGGCTCCCTCTTCAGGGCGTTCCACACGATCAAAGGCGTCGCCGGCTTCTTGAATCTGCAGCAGATTCAAGGCCTGGCGCACGCGACTGAAAACCTGCTCGATCAGGCCCGCGAAGGGAAGCTCGCCCTCAGCGGCGGAGCCACCGGCATTGTTCTGGAAGCGCTCGACCTGATGAAGGTGCTCGTTCGCGACCTCGATGCGGCTGCCAAGGCCGACGGAAAGGTCCTGCCCATCGACGACGTTCCACACCTCTGCCGACGACTCGATGCCTTCGTCGCTGGCGGCGGCGAATCGACGGAGATTCCCGAAGAGCGGTCCGGCAACGAACGGCGGCAGGCACAAGTTCCGTTCGATGGCCCCGAAAAGAGATCGGGCGAAGACCGACGAGAAGTCTCGACCAAGGCCGCAACCGGTGACGGCACGGTCAAGGTGGCGACGGACCGTCTCGACAGCCTGATCGACACGGTCGGCGAGCTCGTCATCGCCAACTCCATGGTCGGACGAGACATCGCGACGATCGCTGCGAGCGACGCACGCCTCGGCCGAAACTCGGCCCAGCTCGGCAAGATCGTCCGAGAGCTGCAGGACCTCTCGATGGGCCTGCGGATGGTGCCCGTCGGCAACGCGTTCCGGAAGATGGCACGCGTCGTCCGCGACGTCAGCCAAAAGGCCGGCAAGAAGGCCGAGCTCGTCATCGAAGGCGGCGATACCGAACTCGACCGCAACGTCGTCGATGCCCTGGGCGATCCGCTTGTCCACATGGTTCGCAACAGCGTCGACCACGGCCTGGAATCGCCGGAAGATCGGGAAAAAGCCGGCAAGAGTCCCGTCGGCAAGGTGACGCTCCGTGCCAGCCACAAAGGTGGTGCGATCAACATCGAAATCGCCGACGACGGCCGTGGACTCAACGCAGAGAAAATCCTGACCAAAGCCCGCGCCAACGGCGTCGTCGGCCCCGATGAGCAGCCCGCCGACGCCGACATCTATCGCCTCATCTTCCACGCTGGCCTGAGCACGGCGGAGAAGCTGACGGACATCTCCGGACGCGGCGTTGGGATGGACGTCGTCAAGCGAAACATCGAAAGCCTCCGCGGTCGCGTCGACATCACCAGCACGCCCGGCCAAGGCAGCGTCTTCACGATTCGCCTGCCGCTGACACTCGCGGTCATCGACGGCCTGGTCATTCGCGTCGGTCCGCCGGAGGGTGCTCCTGCGACGGCGACGGGCGAGCGGTACATCCTGCCGATCGGCAGCGTCGAACAGTCGTTGCGTCCGACGCCGGAGATGCTCAGCACGGTCCAGGATCGCGGCGAGATGCTGCACGTCCGCGGCGAGCTCTTGCCGCTGGTACGACTGCACAGTCTCTTCGGCGTCGAGCCGCGTTCCGCCGACCCGGACAAGGCCATCGTCGTCATCGTCCAAGACGCCGAACGCCGTTGCTGCCTGCTGGTCGACGACCTTCTCGGACAGGAGCAGGTGGTCATCAAGTCGCTGGGCTCACTCGGCGACCGAATTGGACCGATCAAGGGAGTAAGTGGTGGCGCGGTGCTGGGTGACGGCACCGTCTCGCTCATCCTCGACGTGCCGGGCCTGCTCGATCTGTCCGCCGGCTAA